A window of Rhodococcus sp. SGAir0479 contains these coding sequences:
- a CDS encoding phosphoribosyltransferase — translation MHYATRARAGRALAKSLSRLRGSDPVVLGLPRGGVPVAYEVARALGAPLDIVLVRKLGVPWQPELAMGAIGEGEAEVLNDDVVRLAQVSRQAVEAVRAKEHRELTRRAEVLRGGHPRTPLSGRTVILVDDGMATGATAAVACRVARAAGAERIVVAVPVASPEAVARLRVTADDVVCPYVPANLGGVGGAYSDFHQLDDQEVTALLARSRESAT, via the coding sequence ATGCACTATGCGACGCGCGCGAGAGCCGGTCGCGCGCTTGCGAAGTCGTTGAGTCGCCTCCGCGGGTCGGATCCGGTGGTGCTCGGCCTTCCCCGGGGCGGCGTCCCCGTCGCGTACGAGGTGGCCCGCGCGCTCGGCGCCCCTCTCGACATCGTTCTCGTCCGTAAGCTCGGCGTCCCCTGGCAACCCGAACTCGCGATGGGGGCGATCGGCGAGGGCGAGGCGGAGGTCCTCAACGACGACGTGGTGCGGCTGGCGCAGGTGTCGCGGCAGGCGGTCGAGGCGGTACGCGCGAAGGAGCATCGCGAACTGACGCGCCGGGCGGAGGTCCTCCGCGGCGGCCATCCCCGCACACCACTGTCCGGTCGCACCGTGATCCTGGTCGACGACGGCATGGCGACCGGGGCCACCGCGGCCGTCGCGTGCCGGGTCGCCCGCGCCGCGGGTGCCGAGCGGATCGTCGTCGCGGTACCCGTGGCCTCCCCCGAAGCGGTGGCCCGGCTGCGGGTCACCGCCGACGACGTCGTCTGCCCGTACGTTCCCGCGAACCTGGGCGGTGTCGGGGGCGCGTACAGCGACTTCCATCAACTCGACGACCAGGAGGTCACGGCGCTGCTGGCCCGGTCGCGCGAATCCGCCACGTGA
- a CDS encoding DUF7700 domain-containing protein, with amino-acid sequence MLDDHVHPYRLGIPFDVMPVPVVPEHCVSLDAGPIRFTVESRTLTNDIMMRGLADAGMATPDPEYVASLDLDDSGMSLHVSGVADGLEYLRFDCFESEPHYHYIDHARGVNTVVRIDDVAEPDPAEWAIARMESRLPEMLEQAGASELAAVVRARWTEVEPAIAPVAELLRGNRR; translated from the coding sequence ATGCTCGACGACCACGTCCATCCCTACCGGTTGGGCATCCCGTTCGACGTCATGCCGGTGCCCGTCGTGCCGGAACACTGCGTGTCGCTCGACGCCGGGCCGATTCGTTTCACGGTCGAGTCCCGGACGCTCACGAACGACATCATGATGCGGGGACTCGCGGACGCCGGGATGGCGACGCCCGATCCGGAGTACGTGGCGTCGCTCGATCTCGACGATTCCGGGATGTCGCTGCACGTCAGCGGCGTCGCGGACGGACTCGAGTACCTGCGGTTCGACTGTTTCGAGAGCGAACCGCACTACCACTACATCGACCACGCCAGGGGCGTGAACACCGTGGTCCGCATCGACGACGTCGCCGAGCCCGACCCGGCCGAGTGGGCGATTGCGCGTATGGAGTCCCGGCTGCCCGAGATGCTCGAGCAGGCAGGCGCGTCGGAGCTCGCCGCGGTGGTGCGCGCCCGCTGGACCGAGGTCGAACCCGCGATCGCGCCCGTCGCCGAGCTGTTGCGCGGCAACCGTCGGTGA
- a CDS encoding TrpB-like pyridoxal phosphate-dependent enzyme, which yields MADTTPIPTHWYNIVADLPVAPPPHLHPGTREPVTPADLAALFPSALIEQEATTEQYIEIPEPIREAYRTWRPAPLIRAREFEKALGTPARIYVKYEGVSPVGSHKTNTAVAQAYYNAQDGVKKITTETGAGQWGSALSFACAKFGIDLEVWQVRASYESKPYRRHLMETYGGTVHPSPSELTESGRKMLADYPDTPGSLGMAVTEAVEVAANDPDARYALGSVLNHVVLHQTVIGLEAVEQLRNAGEANADVVFGCAGGGSNLAGLAFPFIREVLHGQAQTRIVAAEPAACPSITQGEYRYDHGDVAGLTPLLKMHTLGQEFVPDPIHAGGLRYHGMAPLLSHTVELGYVTGQAIDQRDSFDAGVLFARTQGIVPAPESAHAIAAAAEYARGLTEPEVLVIGLSGHGMLDLPAYQAHIDGDLVSTA from the coding sequence GTGGCCGACACGACGCCCATCCCCACGCACTGGTACAACATCGTCGCGGACCTGCCGGTCGCGCCGCCGCCGCACCTGCACCCGGGCACGCGGGAGCCCGTGACCCCCGCTGACCTGGCCGCTCTCTTCCCGAGCGCGCTGATCGAGCAGGAAGCCACCACCGAGCAGTACATCGAGATCCCCGAACCGATCCGTGAGGCCTACCGCACGTGGCGCCCGGCCCCGCTGATCCGGGCGCGGGAGTTCGAGAAGGCGCTGGGAACCCCGGCCCGCATCTATGTCAAGTACGAGGGCGTGAGCCCGGTCGGCAGCCACAAGACCAACACCGCCGTCGCGCAGGCGTACTACAACGCCCAGGACGGCGTGAAGAAGATCACCACCGAGACCGGCGCCGGCCAGTGGGGCAGCGCGCTGTCGTTCGCGTGCGCCAAGTTCGGCATCGACCTCGAGGTGTGGCAGGTTCGCGCGTCGTACGAGTCGAAGCCGTACCGCCGGCACCTGATGGAGACCTACGGCGGCACGGTGCACCCCAGCCCGTCCGAGCTGACCGAGTCGGGCCGCAAGATGCTCGCCGACTACCCCGACACCCCCGGCTCGCTCGGGATGGCCGTCACCGAGGCCGTCGAGGTCGCCGCGAACGACCCCGACGCGCGGTACGCGCTGGGCAGCGTGCTCAATCACGTGGTGCTGCACCAAACCGTGATCGGCCTCGAGGCGGTCGAACAATTGCGGAACGCCGGCGAGGCCAACGCGGACGTCGTGTTCGGTTGCGCCGGTGGCGGATCCAACCTCGCCGGGCTGGCGTTCCCGTTCATCCGGGAGGTGCTGCACGGCCAGGCGCAGACCCGGATCGTCGCCGCCGAACCGGCGGCCTGCCCGTCCATCACCCAGGGCGAGTACCGCTACGACCACGGCGACGTCGCCGGTCTGACGCCGCTGTTGAAGATGCACACCCTCGGCCAGGAGTTCGTCCCGGACCCGATCCACGCGGGCGGTCTGCGCTACCACGGCATGGCGCCGCTGCTGAGCCACACCGTCGAACTCGGTTACGTCACGGGCCAGGCCATCGACCAGCGGGACTCCTTCGACGCCGGTGTGCTTTTCGCGCGGACGCAGGGCATCGTGCCCGCTCCGGAGTCGGCACACGCGATCGCCGCGGCCGCCGAGTACGCGCGCGGCCTGACCGAACCAGAGGTGCTGGTGATCGGGCTGTCCGGCCACGGCATGCTCGACCTGCCCGCCTACCAGGCGCACATCGACGGGGACCTCGTCTCGACGGCGTAG
- a CDS encoding DEAD/DEAH box helicase: MSDTERDPQTDDNPITFADLQIDERVLKALSDVGYESPSPIQAATIPTLLEGKDVVGLAQTGTGKTAAFAIPILSRLDVERKVPQALILAPTRELALQVAEAFGKYSAHIPGLQVLPIYGGQAYGVQLSGLRRGAQIIVGTPGRVIDHLEKGTLDLSHLEYLVLDEADEMLKMGFQDDVERILADTPEYKQVALFSATMPPAIRKISKQYLHDPVEITVKAKTATASNITQRWVQVAHQRKLDALTRILEVESFEAMIIFVRTKQATEDLAERLRARGFSAAAINGDIVQAQRERTIGQLKSGALDILVATDVAARGLDVDRISHVVNYDIPHDTESYVHRIGRTGRAGRTGDALLFVAPRERHLLKSIERTTRQPLTEIQLPTVEDVNAQRVAKFGDSITASLSSENLALFRKLIEDYEREHDVPLADIAAALAVQSRDGESFLMEPEPPAPPRREREPRERPARRFDDGGPSGPRVGRDGQEFATYRIAVGKRHKVVPGAIVGAIANEGGLRRSDFGHISIRPDHSLVELPANLPKETVEALRATRISGVLIQLQPDQGAPSGRPSRGGRDERAGGKFSRPRGDRSDRGDRGDKYGKRRPRD, encoded by the coding sequence ATGAGTGACACCGAGCGCGACCCGCAGACCGACGACAATCCCATCACCTTCGCCGACCTCCAGATCGACGAACGGGTGCTGAAGGCCCTTTCCGACGTCGGCTACGAGTCGCCCTCGCCGATCCAGGCCGCGACCATCCCGACGCTGCTCGAGGGCAAGGACGTCGTCGGCCTGGCCCAGACGGGTACCGGTAAGACGGCCGCGTTCGCGATTCCGATCCTCTCCCGCCTCGACGTCGAGCGGAAGGTGCCCCAGGCACTGATCCTGGCGCCGACGCGCGAGCTCGCGCTGCAGGTCGCCGAGGCGTTCGGCAAGTACTCGGCACACATCCCCGGTCTCCAGGTGCTGCCGATCTACGGCGGTCAGGCCTACGGCGTGCAGCTGTCGGGACTGCGGCGCGGCGCCCAGATCATCGTCGGTACGCCCGGTCGCGTGATCGACCATCTCGAGAAGGGCACCCTCGACCTCTCCCACCTCGAGTACCTCGTGCTCGACGAGGCCGACGAGATGCTCAAGATGGGCTTCCAAGACGACGTCGAGCGGATCCTCGCCGACACGCCCGAGTACAAGCAGGTCGCACTGTTCTCGGCGACCATGCCGCCGGCGATCCGCAAGATCTCCAAGCAGTACCTGCACGATCCTGTCGAGATCACCGTCAAGGCGAAGACCGCGACGGCGTCGAACATCACCCAGCGCTGGGTGCAGGTGGCACACCAGCGCAAGCTCGACGCCCTCACCCGCATCCTCGAGGTCGAGTCGTTCGAGGCGATGATCATCTTCGTTCGGACCAAGCAGGCCACCGAGGATCTCGCCGAGCGCCTGCGGGCCCGCGGCTTCTCGGCCGCCGCGATCAACGGCGACATCGTGCAGGCGCAGCGTGAGCGCACGATCGGCCAGCTCAAGTCCGGCGCGCTCGACATTCTCGTCGCCACCGACGTCGCGGCGCGTGGCCTCGACGTCGACCGGATCTCGCACGTCGTCAACTACGACATCCCGCACGACACCGAGTCCTACGTGCACCGCATCGGCCGCACCGGTCGCGCCGGCCGCACCGGTGACGCGCTGCTGTTCGTGGCTCCGCGCGAGCGGCATCTGCTCAAGTCGATCGAGCGCACCACGCGGCAGCCGCTCACCGAGATTCAGTTGCCCACCGTCGAGGACGTCAACGCGCAGCGTGTCGCGAAGTTCGGCGACTCCATCACGGCGAGCCTGAGCTCGGAGAATCTGGCGCTGTTCCGCAAGCTCATCGAGGACTACGAGCGCGAGCACGACGTTCCGCTCGCCGACATCGCCGCCGCGCTGGCGGTGCAGTCCCGCGACGGCGAGTCCTTCCTGATGGAGCCCGAGCCGCCGGCCCCGCCGCGCCGCGAGCGTGAGCCGCGGGAGCGGCCCGCCCGCCGGTTCGACGACGGCGGTCCGAGCGGGCCGCGCGTCGGTCGCGACGGTCAGGAGTTCGCCACCTACCGCATCGCGGTGGGCAAGCGGCACAAGGTCGTTCCGGGCGCGATCGTCGGTGCCATCGCGAACGAGGGTGGCCTGCGCCGCAGCGACTTCGGGCACATCAGCATCCGGCCCGATCACAGCCTGGTCGAGCTGCCCGCGAACCTGCCGAAGGAGACGGTGGAGGCGCTGCGCGCGACGCGGATCTCGGGCGTGCTGATCCAGCTGCAGCCCGATCAGGGTGCGCCGTCCGGGCGGCCCTCCCGCGGTGGCCGCGACGAGCGGGCGGGCGGCAAGTTCAGCCGCCCCCGGGGTGACCGAAGCGATCGGGGCGATCGAGGCGACAAGTACGGCAAGCGTCGCCCGCGCGACTGA
- a CDS encoding NlpC/P60 family protein: MADTIRRGLIAALLVGGAAAAFAAPAVAQPDFGSITAATDIADSLTDVVSSGSSGSSGGSGSASLFAGSGELAIPLPVPSPRALAALAAATTQAGKRYVWGGNGPDVWDCSGLVQWAFRTVGINLPRTSQEMARFTGGMLVPLSALQVGDVITMNTYDIAGHVGIYAGNGMVFNAYGSAVPIGLTPLSDFDIHNIRRFF; this comes from the coding sequence GTGGCCGACACGATTCGTCGAGGATTGATCGCAGCACTACTCGTCGGCGGGGCAGCCGCCGCATTCGCGGCCCCCGCGGTGGCGCAGCCGGACTTCGGTTCCATCACCGCGGCGACCGACATCGCCGACAGCCTGACGGACGTCGTGTCGTCGGGCAGCTCGGGCAGCAGCGGGGGGTCGGGCAGCGCGAGCCTGTTCGCCGGCAGCGGTGAGCTGGCGATCCCGCTGCCCGTTCCCAGTCCGCGCGCCCTGGCGGCACTCGCGGCGGCCACCACGCAGGCGGGCAAGCGGTACGTGTGGGGCGGCAACGGCCCGGATGTCTGGGACTGCTCGGGTCTTGTGCAGTGGGCGTTCCGGACCGTGGGCATCAACCTGCCCCGCACCAGCCAGGAGATGGCGCGCTTCACCGGTGGCATGCTGGTCCCGCTGTCGGCGCTGCAGGTGGGTGACGTCATCACGATGAACACCTACGACATCGCCGGGCACGTGGGGATCTACGCCGGCAACGGGATGGTCTTCAACGCGTACGGTTCGGCCGTCCCGATCGGCCTGACTCCCTTGTCCGACTTCGATATTCACAACATCCGCCGGTTCTTCTGA
- a CDS encoding ABC transporter ATP-binding protein, which produces MSMDVTAWNAMYNAMHAQQDRRPFSRATLRRVAGYARPHRRHILWYLLLSVVTAALAVATPVLAGRVVDAIVAGDQVRVVVLLAACIAVIALLEAGLAVLARWLSASIGEDLILDLRTAVFDHVQRMPVAFFTRTRTGALVSRLNNDVIGAQRAFSDTLSGVVGNLVTLAITLVVMMGISWQITLLSLLLLPVFVIPARRMGARLAQLNREAANHNSVMSTQMTERFSAPGATLVKLFGRPADESAAFAVRARRVRDIGVRTAMLQSVFVTALTLVSALALALVYGLGGYYALRGRLEAGAVVSLALLLTRLYSPLTALASARVDVMSAMVSFERVFEILDLKPLIAEKPDAARVPEGPVSVEFRSVGFAYPSPDKVSLASLEEVAGLDTRGGEPVLHDVSFRVEAGRMVALVGSSGAGKSTIAQLLPRLYDVDTGAVLLGDVDVRDLTTDSIRATVGMVTQDGHLFHESVRANLLLARPDATEAELWDALRRANLTDLIAALPDGLDTVVGERGYRLSGGERQRLTIARLLLAQPRVVILDEATAHLDSTSEAAVQDALSEALSGRTAVVIAHRLSTIRAADQILVVEAGRIVEQGDHPTLLAAGGRYAELYRTQFDTGAAPVLTEVLR; this is translated from the coding sequence ATGAGCATGGACGTGACCGCGTGGAACGCGATGTACAACGCGATGCACGCGCAACAGGACCGTCGCCCCTTCTCGCGTGCCACCCTGCGCCGCGTCGCGGGGTATGCGCGGCCGCACCGTCGCCACATCCTCTGGTACCTCCTGCTCAGCGTGGTCACGGCGGCGCTCGCGGTGGCCACCCCCGTCCTCGCCGGACGCGTGGTCGATGCGATCGTCGCCGGTGACCAGGTCCGGGTCGTCGTCCTGTTGGCCGCGTGCATCGCGGTGATCGCGCTGCTCGAGGCCGGCCTGGCGGTACTGGCCCGCTGGCTGTCGGCGAGCATCGGCGAGGACCTCATCCTCGATCTGCGCACCGCGGTGTTCGACCACGTCCAGCGCATGCCGGTCGCGTTCTTCACCCGCACCCGTACCGGCGCGCTGGTCAGCCGCCTCAACAACGACGTGATCGGCGCCCAGCGGGCGTTCAGCGACACCCTGTCCGGAGTCGTCGGGAACCTGGTCACGCTCGCGATCACCCTCGTGGTGATGATGGGGATCTCGTGGCAGATCACGCTGCTGTCGCTGTTGCTGCTCCCGGTGTTCGTGATCCCGGCGCGCCGCATGGGCGCGCGACTGGCGCAACTGAATCGCGAGGCGGCCAACCACAACTCGGTGATGAGCACCCAGATGACCGAACGTTTCTCCGCGCCCGGTGCGACGCTCGTCAAACTGTTCGGCCGGCCGGCCGACGAGTCCGCCGCGTTCGCCGTGCGGGCGCGCCGAGTGCGTGACATCGGGGTGCGCACCGCGATGTTGCAGTCGGTGTTCGTGACCGCGTTGACGCTGGTCTCGGCGCTCGCGCTCGCGCTGGTCTACGGCCTGGGCGGCTACTACGCGCTGCGCGGCCGGCTCGAGGCCGGCGCGGTCGTCTCGCTCGCGCTGTTGCTCACGCGGCTGTACTCGCCGCTGACCGCCCTGGCCAGTGCGCGTGTCGACGTCATGAGCGCGATGGTCAGCTTCGAGCGAGTCTTCGAAATCCTCGACCTGAAGCCGCTCATCGCCGAGAAGCCCGACGCCGCCCGGGTTCCGGAAGGTCCGGTGTCCGTCGAGTTCCGGTCGGTGGGCTTCGCCTACCCGTCCCCCGACAAGGTCTCCCTCGCGTCGCTCGAGGAGGTCGCGGGTCTCGACACCCGCGGCGGCGAACCCGTGTTGCACGACGTCTCGTTCCGCGTCGAGGCCGGCCGGATGGTGGCGCTGGTGGGGTCGTCGGGGGCGGGCAAATCGACCATCGCACAGCTGCTGCCCCGGCTGTACGACGTCGACACCGGCGCGGTGCTGCTCGGCGACGTCGACGTACGGGACCTGACCACCGACTCGATCCGCGCCACCGTCGGGATGGTGACCCAGGACGGGCACCTCTTCCACGAGTCGGTGCGCGCCAACCTGCTCCTCGCCCGGCCGGACGCGACCGAGGCCGAGCTGTGGGACGCGCTGCGGCGGGCCAACCTCACGGACCTGATCGCGGCACTGCCCGACGGTCTGGACACCGTCGTCGGCGAACGCGGCTACCGGCTGTCCGGCGGTGAGCGTCAACGGCTCACGATCGCCCGCCTCCTGCTCGCGCAGCCGCGGGTCGTCATCCTCGACGAGGCCACCGCGCACCTCGACTCGACCTCCGAGGCCGCCGTGCAGGACGCGTTGTCGGAGGCCCTGTCCGGCCGCACCGCGGTCGTCATCGCGCACCGGCTGTCGACGATCCGCGCGGCCGACCAGATCCTGGTCGTCGAGGCCGGCCGGATCGTCGAGCAGGGTGACCACCCCACGCTGCTCGCCGCCGGCGGCCGCTACGCCGAGTTGTACCGCACCCAGTTCGACACCGGCGCCGCGCCCGTGCTCACCGAGGTGCTGCGCTGA
- a CDS encoding AMIN-like domain-containing (lipo)protein, whose product MTHFRSRRTLALSSVAAAALALAGCSSPESEPTASTTSITSSTAADESTAPSAFLEAEGTLTAAPTDTAPQTAAASPDAALTITDMRVGRHDDFDRVVYEFGGTGTPGWRAEVVSTASQQGSGKPLAVAGAGILQVLVDGASMPVSTGVEEYSGPNPIEVENPGAVTEVRNAGTFEGTAQTLIGLSDRDASYRVYTLSDPTRLVVDVSR is encoded by the coding sequence ATGACGCACTTCCGGTCTCGCCGCACGCTCGCCCTGTCCTCCGTCGCCGCCGCCGCACTCGCGCTCGCCGGGTGCTCGAGCCCCGAATCCGAGCCGACCGCATCGACCACGTCGATCACGTCCTCGACGGCCGCCGACGAATCGACCGCCCCGTCGGCCTTCCTGGAGGCCGAGGGCACCCTCACCGCGGCGCCCACCGACACGGCACCCCAGACCGCGGCCGCATCGCCCGACGCCGCGCTCACCATCACCGACATGCGCGTCGGCCGTCACGACGACTTCGACCGCGTGGTCTACGAGTTCGGCGGCACCGGCACGCCCGGCTGGCGCGCCGAGGTCGTCTCCACCGCGTCGCAGCAGGGCAGCGGCAAGCCGCTCGCCGTGGCGGGTGCCGGCATCCTGCAGGTCCTGGTCGACGGCGCGTCGATGCCGGTGTCGACCGGCGTCGAGGAGTACTCCGGCCCCAACCCGATCGAGGTCGAGAATCCCGGCGCCGTGACCGAGGTCCGCAACGCCGGCACCTTCGAGGGCACCGCCCAGACGCTCATCGGACTGTCCGACCGCGATGCCTCGTACCGCGTGTACACCCTGAGCGACCCCACGCGCCTCGTCGTCGACGTCTCGCGCTGA
- a CDS encoding deoxyribonuclease IV: protein MRIGAHVRQDADPIGAGERLGADIVQLFLTDPQKWNKPGPHPQTERILQSPIDVVVHSSYVINVASLNNRLRMPSRKAVAEQAAAAADIGAIGLVVHGGHVRDGEDPAEGVTNWRKLFQRQQDKGGFPVPILVENTAGGDFAMARHLDAVARLWDAIGEFGAGFCLDTCHAWAGGEQLLDIVDRVLAITGRIDLVHLNNSRDEFDSARDRHANLATGLIDPGMLTAVAAAADAPVILETPADGIADDLAYLRDALSGG, encoded by the coding sequence ATGCGGATCGGAGCCCATGTCCGGCAGGACGCGGACCCCATCGGGGCCGGCGAACGTCTCGGTGCCGACATCGTCCAATTGTTCCTCACGGACCCCCAGAAGTGGAACAAGCCGGGGCCGCACCCGCAGACCGAGCGGATCCTGCAGAGCCCCATCGACGTGGTGGTGCATTCGTCGTACGTCATCAACGTCGCCAGCCTCAACAACCGCCTCCGGATGCCGTCCCGGAAGGCAGTGGCCGAACAGGCCGCGGCGGCCGCCGACATCGGCGCGATCGGGCTGGTCGTCCACGGTGGCCACGTGCGCGACGGAGAAGACCCCGCAGAGGGAGTCACCAACTGGCGCAAGCTGTTCCAGCGCCAGCAGGACAAGGGCGGATTCCCCGTGCCGATCCTCGTCGAGAACACCGCCGGCGGCGATTTCGCGATGGCTCGCCATCTCGACGCGGTAGCCCGGCTGTGGGACGCGATCGGCGAGTTCGGCGCCGGCTTCTGCCTCGACACGTGCCACGCGTGGGCGGGCGGAGAACAGCTGCTCGACATCGTCGACCGGGTACTGGCGATCACCGGACGGATCGACCTGGTGCACCTGAACAACTCGCGTGACGAGTTCGACTCGGCGCGCGACCGGCACGCCAATCTGGCGACGGGCCTGATCGACCCGGGGATGCTCACGGCCGTCGCGGCGGCCGCGGACGCGCCCGTCATCCTCGAGACGCCGGCGGACGGGATCGCCGACGACCTGGCGTACCTGCGGGATGCGCTCAGCGGGGGCTGA
- a CDS encoding SDR family NAD(P)-dependent oxidoreductase yields the protein MGKLDGKVALITGAGQGVGQGVAFALAKEGARIAVSGRTESKLIDTCEAIAAFGGVAEPVVADVSDGDDIARSVDTTCALFGGVDILVNNASLNPLGPINDLKADLLERAYTSGPIAALRTMQACYPSMKERGGGAIVNMVSSVAVRWDASGYGGYASVKEAVRSLTRAAACEWGVDNIRVNAVAPHAMSPGLQRWADARPEEAAAFVASIPMRRIGDPETDIGNAVAFLVGPDSAYLTGATIPLDGGQARWS from the coding sequence ATGGGCAAGCTGGACGGAAAGGTCGCACTCATCACGGGTGCAGGCCAGGGAGTCGGTCAGGGCGTCGCGTTCGCGCTCGCGAAGGAGGGTGCGCGGATCGCGGTCTCCGGGCGCACCGAGTCGAAGTTGATCGACACGTGTGAGGCGATCGCCGCCTTCGGTGGCGTCGCCGAACCCGTCGTGGCGGACGTCTCCGACGGTGACGACATCGCGCGCTCGGTCGACACGACGTGTGCGCTCTTCGGCGGCGTCGACATCCTGGTCAACAATGCGAGTCTCAACCCGTTGGGGCCGATCAACGACCTGAAGGCGGATCTGCTCGAGCGCGCGTACACCTCCGGGCCGATCGCGGCGCTGCGGACGATGCAGGCGTGCTACCCCTCGATGAAGGAGCGCGGCGGCGGCGCCATCGTCAACATGGTGTCCTCGGTCGCGGTCCGCTGGGATGCGAGCGGTTACGGCGGCTACGCGTCGGTGAAGGAAGCGGTGCGCTCGCTCACCCGCGCCGCGGCCTGCGAGTGGGGTGTCGACAACATCCGGGTCAACGCCGTTGCCCCGCATGCGATGTCGCCGGGCCTGCAGCGTTGGGCGGACGCGCGACCGGAGGAGGCCGCGGCTTTCGTCGCGAGCATCCCGATGCGCCGGATCGGTGATCCGGAGACCGATATCGGCAACGCCGTCGCGTTCCTGGTGGGCCCGGACTCGGCGTACCTGACCGGTGCGACCATTCCGCTCGACGGTGGCCAGGCCCGCTGGTCCTGA